A stretch of Phoenix dactylifera cultivar Barhee BC4 chromosome 16, palm_55x_up_171113_PBpolish2nd_filt_p, whole genome shotgun sequence DNA encodes these proteins:
- the LOC103696595 gene encoding bZIP transcription factor RISBZ2-like, with amino-acid sequence MERVFSVDGISDSFWAPSPGGPGLLPPDATDGGPRGALNRSPSEWYFEKFLEVAEEAAVPSTTSPVPPNPNPDPNSNPNCNPSLSPASVVASNSYDGGRKDGGRGEDDEVIQIKAPTVLAAAAAVIQRGPSDPPADVDPVLLKQQLDMYCAAVAMSRGSGVNPQDSSSLTDIKSQSLDASELGSQAPAKGNNSKVQAGSGPSGGPAPTVMQNLGVQGRLTTSGSSGEQSDDEELEEVETTENTDPADAKRVRRMLSNRESARRSRRRKQAHLNELEAQVSQLRLENSSLLKRLTDIDQKYNDAAVDNRILKADVETLRAKVKMAEHTVKRVTGMSPLHPNISDVSTISMPFSGSPPDATSDVAIPIQDDPNHFFQPPPHDQRINTCLPEFAPAPPVGDAMRGAVAGEKMGRTASIQ; translated from the exons ATGGAGAGGGTTTTCTCAGTGGACGGGATATCCGACTCGTTCTGGGCTCCCTCCCCCGGCGGCCCGGGGCTGCTGCCGCCGGACGCCACCGACGGCGGGCCTCGTGGCGCGTTGAATCGGAGCCCCTCAGAGTGGTACTTCGAGAAGTTCCTGGAGGTCGCCGAGGAGGCCGCTGTCCCCAGCACCACTTCCCCGGTCCCTCCTAACCCTAACCCCGACCCTAATTCCAACCCTAATTGTAACCCTAGCCTCTCTCCTGCCTCCGTTGTTGCTTCTAACAGTTATGATGGTGGGAGGAAAGATGGGGGGAGAGGGGAAGATGACGAGGTGATCCAGATCAAGGCGCCCACCGTCcttgccgccgccgctgccgtgATCCAGCGTGGGCCGTCCGATCCGCCTGCGGATGTTGATCCTGTGCTTCTAAAGCAGCAGCTTGATATGTACTGTGCGGCAGTTGCCATGTCTCGG GGTTCTGGTGTAAATCCAcaggattcttcttctttaacTGATATTAAATCGCAGTCTTTGGATGCTTCAGAGCTAGGATCTCAAGCTCCTGCCAAAG GAAACAATTCTAAGGTGCAAGCAGGTAGTGGACCAAGTGGAGGTCCAGCTCCTACCGTCATGCAGAACTTAGGTGTCCAAGGGAGGCTAACTACCAGTGGATCATCAGGAGAGCAGTCGGATGATGAGGAACTTGAAGAAGTGGAAACAACAGAAAATACAGACCCTGCTGATGCAAAGCGTGTGAGGAG GATGCTTTCAAATCGAGAATCGGCAAGACGTTCGAGGAGGAGAAAGCAAGCACATTTGAATGAGCTCGAGGCACAG GTCTCACAATTAAGACTTGAAAACTCATCGTTGTTAAAGCGTCTTACTGATATCGACCAAAAGTACAATGATGCTGCTGTGGATAATAGGATACTAAAAGCAGATGTAGAGACTCTGAGAGCTAAG GTGAAGATGGCAGAGCACACCGTAAAGAGAGTAACTGGTATGAGTCCTTTGCACCCGAACATCTCCGACGTATCAACAATCAGCATGCCTTTCAGTGGGAGTCCACCTGATGCAACATCTGATGTTGCTATTCCTATCCAAGATGACCCAAACCACTTCTTCCAGCCACCGCCACATGACCAAAGAATCAATACGTGTCTCCCGGAGTTTGCCCCTGCTCCTCCAGTCGGGGATGCTATGCGTGGCGCTGTGGCTGGTGAGAAGATGGGTAGGACCGCTTCGATCCAATAG
- the LOC103696596 gene encoding CBL-interacting protein kinase 4-like has product MDLRRSKSVPTPPRRHQPPEVLLGRYEFGRLLGRGTFAKVYYARSLADGSGVAVKVLDKPEVLGTGMAPRVLREVSAMRRLSHPNILKLHEVMATKSKIYLVMEHAAGGDLHSLVARRGRLPEPVARRYFQQLVSAMRYCHARGVTHRDVKPQNLLLDRHGNLKVSDFGLSALPDQLLNDGRLHTACGTPAYTAPEVVRRKGYDGAKADAWSCGVILFVLLAGSLPFDDANLANMYRKIHRREYEFPSWISGSARRLVARLLDPNPETRMTIEALADHPWFKRSLSLDSQLSLMDLPPRDGAAAWAATTMNAFDIISLSSGLDLSGLFDDRKKREKRFTSTASVQTIMRRIEEMGAKLGYLVEWRKEGAVGLRRWGSVVLVVEVSEVVSPLLLVELRVDDGSTGEVEEFGWEELKAELGDIVFAWQSSEDS; this is encoded by the coding sequence ATGGACCTAAGAAGGTCCAAATCCGTACCTACGCCGCCAAGACGCCACCAGCCGCCGGAGGTTCTTCTTGGCAGGTACGAGTTCGGCCGACTCCTCGGCCGCGGCACCTTTGCCAAGGTGTACTACGCCCGCTCCCTCGCCGACGGCTCCGGCGTCGCCGTCAAGGTCCTCGACAAGCCCGAAGTCCTCGGCACGGGCATGGCCCCACGAGTCCTCCGCGAAGTCTCCGCCATGCGCCGCCTCTCGCATCCTAATATTCTCAAGCTCCACGAAGTCATGGCCACCAAGTCCAAGATATATCTGGTCATGGAGCACGCCGCCGGCGGCGACCTCCACTCCCTGGTGGCCCGCCGAGGCCGCCTTCCGGAGCCCGTCGCCCGGCGCTACTTCCAGCAGCTCGTCTCCGCCATGCGCTACTGCCACGCCCGCGGCGTCACACACCGCGACGTCAAGCCGCAGAACCTCCTCCTCGACCGCCACGGCAACCTCAAGGTCTCCGACTTTGGCCTCTCCGCGCTCCCCGACCAGCTCCTCAACGACGGCCGCCTCCACACCGCCTGCGGCACCCCGGCCTACACCGCGCCGGAGGTCGTCCGCCGGAAGGGCTACGACGGCGCCAAGGCCGACGCCTGGTCGTGCGGCGTCATCCTCTTTGTGCTGCTCGCCGGCTCGCTGCCGTTCGACGACGCCAACCTCGCGAACATGTACAGAAAAATCCACAGGCGGGAGTACGAGTTCCCCTCGTGGATCTCCGGGTCGgcgcgccggctggtggcgagGCTGCTCGACCCGAACCCGGAGACGAGGATGACAATTGAGGCGCTGGCGGATCACCCTTGGTTCAAGAGGTCGCTCAGTCTCGACTCCCAGCTGAGCCTGATGGACTTGCCCCCCCGCGACGGCGCCGCTGCGTGGGCTGCTACCACCATGAACGCTTTCGACATAATATCGCTGTCGTCGGGACTGGATTTGTCGGGCTTGTTCGACGaccggaagaagagggagaagcgGTTCACGTCGACGGCGTCGGTCCAGACGATCATGCGAAGGATCGAGGAGATGGGTGCAAAATTGGGCTACTTGGTCGAGTGGAGGAAGGAAGGAGCTGTTGGGTTGCGGAGGTGGGGGTCGGTGGTGTTGGTGGTGGAGGTGTCGGAGGTGGTGTCGCCGCTGCTTCTGGTGGAGCTGAGGGTGGACGACGGCAGCACAGGTGAAGTAGAGGAATTTGGTTGGGAAGAATTGAAGGCAGAGCTTGGGGACATTGTTTTTGCTTGGCAGAGTAGTGAGGATTCATGA